The Ananas comosus cultivar F153 linkage group 4, ASM154086v1, whole genome shotgun sequence region GcagaataaaattattaagtttcaACTAATGATAATATTTTACTTCGAACGTGAACCGCGAAcactttataattatatattctcaataatataatttttgtcaaatattattttatctgtgaacaaaaaaaatatttttttctccttttcttttgcttctctatATTGAATTTTTGCTTGAATACTAAATCTGAAATTTATTTGgcagtgaaatttttttttaaataatgacaatttattaatattgtattatttaactaaatatatactttctaatattaattataaattaaatataatattaactaCCATCATATTGCGCTGATACCTTAACtagtttttattgtagtgtttGTATTCCCATTTTGGAGGAATTTGAATCCCTCATAAGTGACTTGGATtgagaaaagatttttttttcccactaataatcatttgaattcaaatataaattatataattttattagattatatcataatttcaaatttaaatttaatatatgaatttaaaattttaattttaatttcttaaattttagtttacagttttaaatttaaaattttaacagatcttgaatttgaattgtaaattcaaattttgattcaaaatttgaacaaaaaatttatattttactaaaagtgtaatttttttatttcaatttgaacATAACTCTAATTCTGATTTCTCGTATTAacgaaataaattattatttttatcattcagttcgatttcgatcagtttttatttctatttcgattttgattcttttttcattcaatttcaatccatttttatttttactttgattttgattttcctTCTGAACAACCAAATATGTCATGTAATTTGTTGAAAACTTGATGAGAGGGTGGTtggggaggaattctacactattaCACTTGCACCACATTATTAATAACAAGCCAAtaattttccttcttttcgaacaagaatacaataaaaatacttttttttaaccatGATGagacatatatttctaaaaaattttttttgattgatttattacgCCATGTCATCAATACATCcgttgcattttagaatttttcgttGTTGTGAGTCTTGTGACCTGACCGGCTCGGTTTGTGTAGCCCAAAATAGGcacgagaaaagaaaaaaaaatttagatattgtTGATGCGGTGCTcctaaaattaatcaaaatttgtttaaaaaaatcatccatcctatcataatttttaaaaaataatttattatatatcttttaaaaatatataattaattaaaaatagaagaTGCGGTGTAAGTATTGTAAAATAGATGGACAACTTCGCTTTTGGTGACACCTGTGCCCGGTCAGGTACCGTATCAGGTGGTGGCGTACTAGTGTGCGAACACCGGGTCCACCACCGGATAGTTTTTAAACGAAACGAAAATAAATTCACGCAGAGAGCTAATTTTCTACCAAATCAAGCAAGAACTCTCTTACCCAaaatagcaaataaaaaaaaaaaaaaaaatcttaacaaTACACAAGAGTTTAGAATTGTTTGGATTGACGTAGTTGCGCTCTAACCGTAAATCAAGTAAAGCAAGAGCAGCCGATGCCCTTAGCATCATTGTGAGTGGTAGCAGCCAAATTACAATTACGTCAATCCAAACTTACGAAGAAATAAGCAGTGATTTACCCTGTTACAATGATATAAGAAGTACCGCGCAAGTCAAACGAAAACAGAGCTTAGGAAGCTATAAACTTATAAATGAACctaaaaagaaactaaaaaagCCATGTCTCACACTGATCAATTTTGGTCACCACTGATGCCTGTGAGGGTTCTTACCGTAAAATTGGACAAGGTAGAGCTCCATAAACATACTGACTTGCCGATGTAGTTCTTCGCGGCAACTATGCCCGAGTCGATGCCTCTTTACCCGAATTTAATGCCATATAATAATGTAGTATTGCTGTAGTGTCAGTAAAGATCACGAACCATAATCTTCCAATAATCATAGGCTTCATTTGAATCATGTATTCTTCATTACCTGAACTGAATGTCTTTAAAGCTTCTTTTCTATTTCCAAGTTGAAGCGGCCGGGTCTTTCCAGATCTGTAAGAACCGAAAAAACTATAAAgatttttgagaaaagaaataTGGGTACAGCATCTGTTTAAAGAGGAAGAAACTTTTGAGCGTTCATCATGCAACCAAAGAAGCCATTAGAAAACAGACAAGCATTAAATCATCACTGCCTGAGGTAAATTGCCGCTAGAAGGATCGACTTCAAACAGAAGATGGATTGCTTAAGATAACACGCTATGCAACATGTAATGTTTGCCCAGATGTTACAAAATGTTGAGAATCTAGATGACAATGGGAAATACATGAAAGATAAAGTGATAGATTCGGATTAAACATGCAAATATCTCAGTCTACATCAACCTTCTAGGACTTTTTTCGTATGGTGCAGCCAAGCTTCATATTGCATAACTGGGAACATAAAGAAATACTTCTCGCTATATCACGTTCAAGTTAGAGAGAAATTTGATCCAACTTTGTCTGAAGGAAACAGCCAATTACATGACAGTGTAACATCTGCTTACCTTCCTTTTTTCATGGTGGCATCACCACCCACCTTGCTTCAAGCCTATGAAGATAAGCAACCCATTGGGTGTATAGACTCCACTACCTTACAATTGCCTTAATGGCCACTTCCACGCATACCCAGCCACACAAACACAGCAAAGCTATTTTTCGAGATTTTTCCATATCAACATGTCTATTAGAGTTCAATAACCTCACCGTTCTCATTGGTATGATGGTCATCAAGTGCAGATGAATTTCAGGACCAGTTTGAAACTAGAAAAATGTGATGGACAGTGATGAGTCCTGTGGATGTCTCAAATTTGGGAACTATGGTATCCCTAAGCTAAGAGGAAAAAAGGTGATTAGTACGCCATGCAGGACAGCCACTTCATCACTATTGGGCACCATATCACTTTTCTGAAATTGGGGAACTATGGCATAccattgaaataataataatcattgtTCCACCTTATCAAACCGGCGGTCATAACAACGCAGTGTATACATTCATTGACAAATAccttcttgattttttttttttatttttccccttTGTTACTATTcactaaaaaaaaagtgtattaGAATGAGATAAGCTATAATCTACACAGTTAAACAGATATAAATATTTGCTGTAGCTCAACTCTCAAATAGGTTAAGGCTGTAACATTTGCTACACTCCTACATCTACCATATTTGTATTGACGATGGCAACATGAGACCATCAAAATAAACTGTGAAAACAGGGCCTGTGCAGCTTACAAGTTGGAGTTACATCACCTAATGAACAAAATGAGTGAATTGTTTCCTTGTCATTGTCTCTCCATCTCCGTGCTCTATGGAGTGGCGACCACTTAAATTGAATAAAGAACAACTAATGCACTTAACAATCAGGAAAAAGATATAAGCATACAAGCAAGCAATGTGACAAAAAAGTAATCCAACAAGGCGTATTACAAATTCAACACCATATTTCTAAAAAGGGTAAACAATAAGGAATAATcaggaaaagaaagaaggtaTCACCTCATGAACAACTTCATGCTGCCGCAAGACTCCTCAGCTTATCGCAATGAGGTGTCGGATAGTTTTTGGCCCACTGGCGCCTTTGCATCTCGAAATGGCAGTAGCGCCCAAGAATACTCTTATAATCTCTCAAAACATGGTTTTCGAGATTATCTCTAACAGAACTTCCCTGCGGAAATCGCTGCTCGAAATCTTCTTTCCTCACAAAGTACTCAACCCCGTGCTTCTCCGTGACCTTTGGAATCCGATGGTTATAAGACTTCTGCAAAGAATACTCTGGCTCGAAAAATGGAACGAATGCAAACAAGAAGAAAATCAAGATAACCACTATCCGCATTAGCCTTATAATACCAAACCCTGATGCCGGATCGAAATTATGATGATCCATTCGTTGCCCCCCCATTCCTCTTGGCCTGTAAACATTATGTGCGTGGAAAACATCACCTTGCGAACCATAGAAGAAGGATCTGAATATCTCATCAGCATCAAAATCTTCATCGAAGAATTCATTTCTGGTGgcccttcgccgccttctcctcATCATTGTATTCCAAGCTTGCTGTTCATACTCATGATCATCAACAACACCTACTTGATCATAATCCTGCCTTAATTGCTCATCGCTCAAGCATTTGAAAGCTTTGCACACGGATTTGAATGCCTCTTCAGCACCGGGAGCCGTGTTCTTGTCGGGATGAACCTTAAGGGATAGTTTTCTATAGGCCCTTCTAATTTCCTCGGCCGAACAACTCTTCTCCACCCCAAGAATAGCATAATAGTCCTTGTTCCTCTTGATTTCTCTGATCAATCTAACATGCTCCTCAGTGTAACTCCGATCCCCATTAGAAGGTCCCGAATCCGTCGACGATTTGGTCTCTTCAATAACTTGATCTGCTGTAGTGAAATCAGATCCATCTAGCTTCTCGGAGGCAGCTAAAAGGTCGTCGATTGGGAGATTAGGGTTTAATCGCTGCGCgattctaataaattttattgctCTTTGTTTATCTCCAGACGCCACAGCAGATTCGGCTTTTTTCAAACATCTCTCGGCCTCATCCTTGTTACTATCCATGATCAAACTACGCAATTAAATATCCCCAAATCCCCAAAATTGAAATAAGACCAATTTGTACTGCCTCTACCCCAATTCACACCGATTACACAGAATTATACAACTGAACTGGCCACAAGTGCATGAATCAGCGCGGATTGCATAAAAATATCGGATTTTAATGGATTGGAGAAAGGCGGATTAAAATCTCTGATACGGGAGTCGAAATTTAAAACAAAGAATAACGAAATGGATCAGCAATAGAAACGTTCAGATCCAATTTTCTGAATTTAAGGGGCCAAATCAAAAGGTAAACAAATTGGAGAAAATCGCTCCGTGATAAAGTGAATCGATCGAAAATGGTGGGAGAAGGGGAAGGATCGATTACCTAGATTGATGCGTCGGAAGATCGAGGATTCactgaagagagagagagaggcggcaCGAATACAACGAGGACGACTATATGCTGGATAGACCCTGAACTATCCAGTTTCTCAACAGCTCTATCTACCGCCAAActtcttttttaagaaaatttatttgcactttagggttttttttttttttttttttttttttttgacccgTATTGAAAACCTTCATGCAACGTGACTCCGACCCGACATTTGAATCCGACTCCTTGGCCAGACCAAGTTCTAAATCCGGGCTCGACGGGTTCGGGTTGAACCCAACCCAACTCACAGGTGCAACCCGGCTCGAGCGGCCCTGATTTAGAATCCGAATCTTAAAGCAACCGATCGCCCTATATGTACTCTCCCCCAACGCTCTCAACCAAATCCCTTGAGCCCTCATCCTTTCGCAGCCGATTCCCGACGCAGCCCTTCGTCTCCGACCCCAAGAGGTTTGTGAATCCCTTCCGAGCACtcttgaaaccctagaaaccctagCGCGAAGAACCCTAATCTCTCGGTCCCCTTTTTCGCTTATCTCCTTGTGTTCTCGTTCTAATctcgcgtttttttttttttgctgcaaaGGGTCGATCTGTTCGTTTTCTAGTCTCGCGTTATTTTTTGCTGCAAAGGCTCGATCTGTTCGTTTTCTAGTCTCGCGTTATTTTTGTCTGCAAAGGCCCGATCTGTTCGTTTTCTAGTCTCGCGTTATTTTTGTCTGCAAAGGCTCGATCTGTTCGTTTTTTCCGCGTTTTTCATGGAATGTTGAGATTTTTCGCTGATTTTATTCTTCGTTTTTGTTGAATTCGAGCGCAAGATTGTTTTTCCGATCTTTACGATGGCGTTATTCCTGAAATGAGGTTCTTTTGTGGGGGCTTTTGtgatttttattccttttttcttttttcttggaTTTGCAGAAAATATGAGTAGGCGTTCGAGCCGGACCCTCTATGTGGGGAATCTCCCTGGAGACATCCGCGAAAGAGAGGTCGAGGATCTCTTTTACAAGGTACGAGCTAATACCATGTTCCTGAGAGAGGATTAGGATTTCATCCTTATTGTTTTTCCGTTCCTGTTTCAAGATCAcatcaatttttaaatagaaaaggGGTCCTGTTAAGAATTTTTCTGTGTTAAAAGTTTACAATATCTAACACGCTTGGTATGTAGGTCGATCTAGGGCTAAGTCGTAGATCTATTATTTTCTGAATTATAAGTCTCAGCTTTAGCCCTAAAAGTTCAAGTGATACTTTGTGATGcacggttcttgtgcttccctCAATTTTTAGGAAAAGATAACTTGTAGAATGTTGCAATGCAAACTGGTGTAATTTTTGGTGTTCTTAAGTGCATGCCCATattatatcttttataaaagaaaatacttGGCTAACTGTCTTTTACATTTCACCATAATCTCCTTTGTTCCTCATACTAAGAACTTTGAATGCTTGATGGGATGTCACACTGCCATTAAATGATTAAAGCCGTTTTTAGCCGTTTTTGCTTGCTATAAAGGTCTGTAGAATTCTTGAAATATTCTTTTATACAAACTGAGAAATCATTTTTAATACGTTTTCTGCAGTATGGGCCAATTGTTGGTATTGATTTGAAGATTCCTCCAAGGCCTCCCGGCTATGCTTTTGTTGAGGTAAGGTTACTCACCAGTGATTGTTAGAGGACTATGTGTTGATTGTGAATACGGCGAAATGCTAACACTTGTGATGTTGTTGTTTCTTGTAGTTTGAGGACCCTCGTGATGCTGAAGATGCAATTCGTGGTCGTGATGGATATAATTTTGATGGTCACAGACTACGAGTAAGCCTAGTATTATTGCAAAAGTAGGATTTTATTTTGGTTGTCTTTATGCAAACTTCCAGATTAATATGCAGGTGGAGCTTGCGCATGGTGGGAGATCTCAATCTTCCTCATTTGATCGTGGTAGCGGTCATGGTGGTGGTGGCCGCCGCGGTAGCATTTCTAGGCGCTCAGAGTATCGTGGTATGTTTTGGCTGAGTTTTTATTGAATATTTGATGAGAATTTTTGTATATGGAGTTGCTTCTCAGTTTTATCTTGTTTGCATCTGCAGTTTTGGTGACTGGTCTACCTTCTTCTGCATCATGGCAAGATCTAAAAGTTCGTAGCAAGATTGTAATCTTTAGattttctaatcttttttttttcttttctattgattgaaaaaaaaattatttcaggATCACATGCGCCGAGCTGGTGATGTTTGTTTCTCTGAAGTATTTCGTGAGGGTGGAGGTAAGTTGCAGCgattctttgtttcctttttcatCTTGTTAGTATATACGTGGTAgtttttttgtatcaaattttggGCAGCTTCAGTAGAATTTCTAATTTGTCTTGGGTCAATATTCTTTTGAGAATCAGATATTCTGAATTAagataattctttttcttttcggcTGGAATAGAATTTTAGGATTgctcaaatattatttatttttaacctgCATATATGTAGCTTTACATTCGTTTTTTGGTTCTAATGATGAAATCGACTTtgtatttgtattttggatGTCATATAACTGCATTGAATGGTGAAATTTAAAGCTATTGTTTTTCTTATCAGATGAGGTAGTTTGGTAGTTTAGGAATTAAGACAATCAGTTATCTTTCATTTTCGTTTGCTTCTGTGTCTTGCCGTTTGATTCTACAATTCTTTTAGCATTAATAAAGCAAAGGTCCATATCCTCTTATTAGTACTAAATTCTTCTTCAAAATTTAGTGGCGAGTTTTAAGTTAGAAAAATGGTGAGCCATACTTGCTAAGGATTATGTGAGAATTGTTGTATCGCATGCCACCGACATGGGATGTGCCTggtgtgccatcggcacggcaTGCCACGTCGGCACCCCTCGGCACAACATGCTGTCATGCCTTGGGGGCACACCCTATTTTATACGTTAGCATGGTTTCCATGGGCAGCACAGGCGTATTAGCATGGGTAGAATGTGCCAGCCGTGCTAGAGCATGCTGAGTTGCATGGCACTCCTTGGGATTATGCAAAAATCCTTAACAAAGATTGCTCCTTTTCAATTCTCTGCTTTTAGTCCTCTTTGATTCCTGATTCTCTGAAGGTGAAGGGTATCTGTTATAGCCTCTAAAATGATTGTAGCATGTTCATTATTCTATATTGGAAAGATGTCCTTTGGCATTCCTTCTTTGCTGGtattacttttctatttttttgttaagTTATGGCTGTGCTTTTTTTAGGGTTAAATCAATTTGAATGTTTTCTAGTTTGAGGATAAGAGTAGAGAAAGTACATCTCCCACTAATTATTATGCCTGTTAGTTTTCTCTATACTTCTTAATTTATACTGATCTAATGCTATGCAATCTAGCAAACTTCTATGTAATAGTAGGTTGAGCTAAAGATGTGTGATTTAACCGTGGtaccttctcttttcttttctcttttgaaCTT contains the following coding sequences:
- the LOC109709509 gene encoding chaperone protein dnaJ 49: MDSNKDEAERCLKKAESAVASGDKQRAIKFIRIAQRLNPNLPIDDLLAASEKLDGSDFTTADQVIEETKSSTDSGPSNGDRSYTEEHVRLIREIKRNKDYYAILGVEKSCSAEEIRRAYRKLSLKVHPDKNTAPGAEEAFKSVCKAFKCLSDEQLRQDYDQVGVVDDHEYEQQAWNTMMRRRRRRATRNEFFDEDFDADEIFRSFFYGSQGDVFHAHNVYRPRGMGGQRMDHHNFDPASGFGIIRLMRIVVILIFFLFAFVPFFEPEYSLQKSYNHRIPKVTEKHGVEYFVRKEDFEQRFPQGSSVRDNLENHVLRDYKSILGRYCHFEMQRRQWAKNYPTPHCDKLRSLAAA
- the LOC109709558 gene encoding serine/arginine-rich splicing factor SR34B-like isoform X1, which encodes MSRRSSRTLYVGNLPGDIREREVEDLFYKYGPIVGIDLKIPPRPPGYAFVEFEDPRDAEDAIRGRDGYNFDGHRLRINMQVELAHGGRSQSSSFDRGSGHGGGGRRGSISRRSEYRVLVTGLPSSASWQDLKDHMRRAGDVCFSEVFREGGGTIGIVDYTNYDDMKYAIRKLDDSEFRNAFSRAYIRVKEYDAKRSLSRSRSRSYSRSPSPKRSRSYSKSRSKSPKAKPSRRSLSRSRSRSVSSRSRSGSKGHPLSRCGHMRRSGDCMLGFDDAICLQLFLVA
- the LOC109709558 gene encoding serine/arginine-rich-splicing factor SR34-like isoform X3, which codes for MSRRSSRTLYVGNLPGDIREREVEDLFYKYGPIVGIDLKIPPRPPGYAFVEFEDPRDAEDAIRGRDGYNFDGHRLRINMQVELAHGGRSQSSSFDRGSGHGGGGRRGSISRRSEYRVLVTGLPSSASWQDLKDHMRRAGDVCFSEVFREGGGTIGIVDYTNYDDMKYAIRKLDDSEFRNAFSRAYIRVKEYDAKRSLSRSRSRSYSRSPSPKRSRSYSKSRSKSPKAKPSRRSLSRSRSRSVSSRSRSGSKGHPLSRSRSRSQQPNGSPQADAP
- the LOC109709558 gene encoding serine/arginine-rich-splicing factor SR34-like isoform X2; this encodes MSRRSSRTLYVGNLPGDIREREVEDLFYKYGPIVGIDLKIPPRPPGYAFVEFEDPRDAEDAIRGRDGYNFDGHRLRVELAHGGRSQSSSFDRGSGHGGGGRRGSISRRSEYRVLVTGLPSSASWQDLKDHMRRAGDVCFSEVFREGGGTIGIVDYTNYDDMKYAIRKLDDSEFRNAFSRAYIRVKEYDAKRSLSRSRSRSYSRSPSPKRSRSYSKSRSKSPKAKPSRRSLSRSRSRSVSSRSRSGSKGHPLSRCGHMRRSGDCMLGFDDAICLQLFLVA
- the LOC109709558 gene encoding serine/arginine-rich-splicing factor SR34-like isoform X4, translated to MSRRSSRTLYVGNLPGDIREREVEDLFYKYGPIVGIDLKIPPRPPGYAFVEFEDPRDAEDAIRGRDGYNFDGHRLRVELAHGGRSQSSSFDRGSGHGGGGRRGSISRRSEYRVLVTGLPSSASWQDLKDHMRRAGDVCFSEVFREGGGTIGIVDYTNYDDMKYAIRKLDDSEFRNAFSRAYIRVKEYDAKRSLSRSRSRSYSRSPSPKRSRSYSKSRSKSPKAKPSRRSLSRSRSRSVSSRSRSGSKGHPLSRSRSRSQQPNGSPQADAP
- the LOC109709558 gene encoding serine/arginine-rich-splicing factor SR34-like isoform X5 — translated: MSRRSSRTLYVGNLPGDIREREVEDLFYKYGPIVGIDLKIPPRPPGYAFVEFEDPRDAEDAIRGRDGYNFDGHRLRINMQVELAHGGRSQSSSFDRGSGHGGGGRRGSISRRSEYRVLVTGLPSSASWQDLKDHMRRAGDVCFSEVFREGGGTIGIVDYTNYDDMKYAIRKLDDSEFRNAFSRAYIRVKEYDAKRSLSRSRSRSYSRSPSPKRSRSYSKSRSKSPKAKPSRRSLSRSRSRSVSSRSRSGSKGHPLSRGVEAFGSSC